The Theobroma cacao cultivar B97-61/B2 chromosome 1, Criollo_cocoa_genome_V2, whole genome shotgun sequence genome contains the following window.
TGACTTTCTTCAGATGTAATGACTTGCTGAAACTCAGGAATTAATATAGGCCATCTAATAGGGGGTTGTAGACCTCAATGCCCTTCAAGTTGGAGGATATTTTGTCTGGTTGAGTAAGCAACATCTGTTCTACAATCAATTGTTGATATTAACTAACCTTTGTTTAGTATCTTTTTTGATTAGCTATTATTCTCATCTTTTAAGCTTTGAAGTATTCCTCTGGGTACAGAAATGTGGTTAACTTGGCATTTACATActttgttaatttaaaatagcACTGAACTTCTAAATAGTCGATGACTTTTAACTCTATAATTCTTGTACATTATGTGATGGACAACGACTTCtaaattaatatgattttttttgtttttttaatagcCCGGCCACAATCCAGAGCATCAAAGGCAATTGATGGTGCCTGAGCTCCAGATGCAGGCTCAAGGGAACAGCCAGGGAATTTCTGCTTTCAATGGGTTGAGTTCTGCTTACCCTAATCAATCAACTGCACCACCTGTTCAGTCATATCCAGGTCACCcccagcagcagcagcagcagcagcagcatcCAATGTCTCCACAGCAGTCCCATGGACTGAGCAACTCTCATGCTCATCTTCAGGGTTCCAATCATGCTACTGGGTCACAGCAGCAAGCCTATGCCATGCGCCTTGCTAAAGAAAGGCAAATGCAGCAGCACCAGCAGCGTCTTATGCAACAGCACCAGCAACAGCCACAGCAACAGCAACAGTTTGCTGCATCAAGTGCTTTGATGCCACAAGTCCAACCTCAGACCCAACTTCCCATATCTTCTCTTCAGAATAGTTCCCAGATTCAATCTCAACCTTCAACTCAGCCAGTATCACTCCCTCCTCTAACACCATCTTCGCCAATGACTCCAATGTCATTGCAGCACCAACAGAAACACCACTTGGCCTCTCACGGGCTTGGTAGGAACCCCCAACCTGGTGCTAGTGGGTTGACCAATCAGATAGGCAAGCAACGTCAGCGGCAGTCCCAGCAGCAGCAACAGCAGTTTCAACAATCTGGCAGGCACCACCCTCAGCAACGACAGCAAACACAGTCTCAACAGCAAGCTAAGCTTTTGAAGGGAATGGGAAGAGGGAACGTGCTGGTGCATCAGAATCTTTCTGTTGATCCTGCTCATCTGAATGGCCTTACCATGGCCCCTGGCAACCAAGCTGCTGAGAAAGGAGAGCAGATGATGCACTTGATGCAAGGTCAAGGCTTGTATTCTGGGTCTGGTATAAGCCCTGTCCAACCATCTAAACCTCTAGTTTCATCTCAACCTTTGAATCATTCCCAGCCGCAGCAAAAGCTATTTTCTGGCGCAACGCCCCCTTCTACAAAGCAACTCCAGCAGATGGCTTCTCATTCTGATAGTGGCACTCAAGGCCAGGTTTCAACAGTGCCCTCTGGTCATACACTTTCAGCTGTGCATCAATCTGTCCTGCCAGCAGCTATGGGTCTGAACCACCAGCATTTGCAGCTACAGTCACAGCCACACCAAAAGCAAGTTAATCAAAACCAACCTACCATTCAAAGGATTCTTCAACAGAATCGACAAGTAAATTCTGATCCATCCGGCAAATCTCAAGCTGAGTCAGCTCAAGTGGACCAACAGCCCATGAACAATGCTTCACAGATGGGTACAACCACAACCATGGCAATGACTCAGGCTGGCATTGATTCAGCTAACAACACGGTACAGGTTGCTTCTCAGTGGAAATCATCAGAACCAGTGTATGATCCTGGAAGGCCAAATGTAGCCACTCAAGTGGGATCCAGAGGGAGCCCTCCTCTTACAAATTCTGCTGGTAGTGATCCAGTACCTTCTGTCAGTCAAGGGTTAGGGCAGAGACAATTATCAGGTGGCTTACCCGCTCATGGGAATAATGCTGGGGCACAGTGGACACAACAGCCACAGATACAACAATCTTCCACACCGTCACCATCTCAACAACACCAGGATCAATTACAACAAGATCAGCATAATTCACCCCCACAACAGTTGCCATTGCAGCAGCAGTCACTACAGCAAACTCCGCATCTGCAAGCAGTACAGGGCAGCTTGTATCACAGGCCTTCCAATTCTAAGCTGGAATGAAGCAATCTAGTGGATGGAGCAGTTCCAACAGCCTTGGGTCCTGTAGGGTTGGGTTTGCATGCCCTTGTAACAGCAGTGTACAGGTAATAATGATTTACAGATTTAGGCAGACATGATATATTGATATTCTAAGTTAGGTTGTCATCACtgggaaaaaataaaacataaagaattATCATAGTtgtaatattattatgatgaTAAATTATATCCTCTCTCTCTTACATTGTTGCTTGAATTGGTTTTGTTGAAGCTTTTCTCTGATTATTAACTCCCAACACACCCTCTCTTGATTGGAGGCCCTTATCTCAAATTTTTAATCCATGGCTACCTTTTAAAGCTAGCTTTGTGTGGGTGCTTGGGCATGTATACTATTTGGATTGTGAAAACCTGTTTTGTTTCgccccttttcttttcttgtcctttttgtttgtttctttggtatataaattttctttcacttgAATGGAGAGTGGACACTAATTATGCTGTGGGTTATATGCAGATGAAGCTGATTACTCCATTAGGGCATTGCAATGTGGAAAGAGGTGGTCGCTATTTGCAGGTTAGAAATTCACAGAAAAACTGTTggaccttttcttttttttttttctacttttatttttgggtttttgggGGATTATGTATATTACCACTGGTTTAGAGTATTGGGAAGATTGAGACAGATATAGAGGCATTTGTACAGGGGTCTCATCTCCCTTATTTTGTACTTTCTTCCCCTCCTTTTCCATGGTCTACCTTCTCATGTGCAGAGGGGCCCTATTTCTTTTTGCCCCAGTAGATTAGTGCATGTATTATTACCCTTTCAGTTCAAGTGGGTAGCAATCATTGTTATGGGCAAAAGCCTTCGGAAATTTTGTGAATATAAGGTTTCTGGTGTTCAGTGGAATTAGAATGATCAGCATGTGTCACTGCCTTGGGCAACCAATGAAGTATTGTAAGTTGTAAGagtctttaaaaatttcataatgcAGCAACTTTCAATCGCTGATCCCTTTCCATTTCCACATCCTGCTGGTTCTTTTAGTCACAAGCCTTCCAACCTTGATGCCCGATACATTATGTTTTTGACATCAAGTATTGTAGTGGATGTATAACATTGGTCCTACCCGGTTCTGAAGTTTTAATAATCCAAAATGTGGTGGGATCTGATCTGAAATTCACTTTGGACCTTTGATTTGTTTCAAATTTCAGTCTGAGAAGAGGCCAACATTTGATGGGGACTCCAGAAAGTTGTATTCAATGTCAATGTAAATATTTTCTGACGGTGCTGGCATGGTATTTGATCTTTATGGGTAATTGATCTTTATCGTGCTTTGTTTTGCTTGGCCCCTGCAACTACACTTCTGTTCAAGTGCCAGATTATTTCCTGAATTAGCTATAAATTATGTATAATGCAAAGTTAACAGTGTCACCTTTGGCTTCGTATTGTGTCTATAAGCTTTGATCTTAATTGTATGAGAGACAAAGGGTTGTAGCCCTGAATCTGCCGGGTGGTTATTGAGTAGCGAGTATAGCTTAAAAGAGTATTATTCAGTATAAATTCCCAGGCTGCAACTCCGGTATATGGGTCCATTGAGGTTACAATATAGACTACAAGcttttgaataataaatgaGGTTTCACCAACCAAGACAGTTCCTCCCCTGTTATTCAATGCGTTCAACTGCGGCATACATAGGCCATCCGATTCTACCCATGAATGTGTGAATGAGGCATGCAAAAATCACCATTATCGTACATGTTTGTTTATAATTTGCACTCTCCCCTTGGGCAACGAACTAACATGTTTTATGGCTTGCTTACTGGCCAAATTCCTAATAACATAGTTTGTGTTTCTCTCAGCAGCTTGGGACTCCAACCAAAGACTGCCTAATCCTCTTCCTTCTAAAACCAAGCAACAATGTGTTAAACAGAAGCAACTTCACCAAAATGTTGGTGAAACATGCGGTGTCTGATGGACAAAAAATCAGAGTCAAAGCTCACCGGATCATGATCAGGAATACTTCAATTGCAAGGAAAatcagtaaaaaaaaaagaaagaaaggaagttGAATCAGACTAGGAGAAGTGTGCTAAAGAGGGATGCACCAGAGAGCCATAATATTTCCCTCAAATCACTGAAGAAGACGTGTGCACGTTTTCTCCCCAGTGAACTCTTAAAAGTGAGAAACAAGCACAATGCAAACTGCAAGCaagtagaaaaaatcaaagcatCGCTACAGAATCATTCAAGATTTGATTCCCTACCTCTGTGCATGGAGCTCCAACCCTAACcctcaaaatatataaatataaatataaatataaatacatgtataaaataaaattgaagaaattggaCATGCCCATGTTTGAAACAAACCCGCACAGGACAGCATCCCCCAAGGACGCCATAGTATTAGTCATATTACAGCAACACCAAGACACTAGCTAGTAAGTGATTCATAAACAACAGCAAACAATggataattaaaaaacatgatatcttcttcttctcccttggacaaaaatttcagagaaagataaataattgcacataaataataataataataataataatactttgTTAGTTCCATCCAAGTAAGTCTATACAAGCTGCATAGAACAAGAATTGAATGATTTGAACCTTAAAAGGTTTCTTCAAGAATCCAATTCTTCCTCCGCCTTCACTCTCTGCTCCGACCCAAACTCGACGCGATCACATCCACAATTTTCCTCTGTGAATCCAATATCATCTCAATCCTtctattttccatttccaCTCTCAACCTTTCCGTCTCCTGCATCATTTCCATCCTTTTCCTTTCCACCCTCATAAACCTCTCCGCGAATCTCTTTATTTCCACTGCTAATTCCGCTCCCCTATTCTCTTCCCCAACTGCCACGTCTTCATCCCCTCCCTCTTCCGGTCTAACCCGTTTCCTCGCCCCACTTAAGAACCCTGAAAACCGGTTCACAACACTGGGCCGCCgcaaaatataattaatactCCGGCTTTTACTAAACtggttttcttcttcatcatcctCTTCGTCCTCCTCATCCACGTCGTCGTTATTGTCGTAAATATTTCCTACTTTATGTCCATTTTCGGAATAAAAGTTCTTCCCTCTGTTTGGAACCAAGGAAGTCAACGGCCGAGCCGAGATAGGCAAAGGCCCGTGCTCGAGAGCTTCCATGGCTTCGTAATAAGGCCAAAGGGAGGCCGAAGCGACGCCTTGGCGTTCAGAGCGGTAACGACGACGGAGCTTCTCCATCTTGTGACGGCACTGGAGGGCGGTTTTGGCGGCAGAGTCGTCGAAGAGGCCGCAACGTGCGGCGACGGTTACGGCGACTTCTTCCCATTGGCTGGCTTTGAGTTGGCCGCGTTTGAGAGAATACCATTTCTCTTGGTAGGCTTGGATTAGGTTGAGGGTTTCTTGGGGGGTCCAGGGAAGGGGTTGGGGTTTTTTCGCGGGTTGCGGGTCGGCTGCTGGAGATGGATAtgacattatatttttatgggggatttttttttcctttctatctTTATAAGGATTGGGCAGGGTGGGGAGTGGCGGTGGAGGGGGTGGTGGGCGGTGGAGTGGGTGGGATAGGTGGGAGACGTTTTAGTTTccatttttgaaaaatgaaatggaTCCGGATCTGGACCTGGATCCGGATCCGGTAATGTTGTTCTGGATCAACCCTTGGAATTCAGTCCTCCTAACATCAATAAAAGTTGGGCCAAGTAAGTGTTTCCCTACCCTATTATTTTGGGTGGCCCATCTCAAGGGAGGAAATATTTTGAATCCCACCTCTTGGCTGGATTTGAAAGCCCTTTTTCATTTGAAGATTTTCCCTTTCCATTTTCAGTTTTTAATCAAGTCTTATTTAAAATTCATTGGATTAATTGGGAAGTAATTATTATCTATTATCATTCTATTACTCACTCCATTTTGGTAGACATTAATTAGAGTCACAGATATCTTtgcttttattataattattgatttgaaGTCGGAAGCATCTCCAACGCCAATGTAAAAGTACAAAACGCTGTGACCTCTctctaatttctttttaatgcgTGTGTTTATTGTTACGAACGAGTTCGCTCATGTATTTGTTCTCTATAACAAAGACCAAAAAATGAGGGGAAAATCAGACTATGTACAGAAACTGTAAAACCTATATGCACAACTGCATCTATTCCTAGCATGCTTCTTCTCACAGAGAATTTAATTCCCACATACTAGCTCTCCAGTCATCTGACAACTGCGTTGCATCAACCTTGACTgccaaaaagaataaaataatgagaTGGAACATTCAGAATGTGAGAGAGAGGTGAGACTAATGTAAAGAGTTAGTCAACCTGCTTGAATCAGGCAAAAGAATTCCAAATCTTGCAGTTTTATCATTGTTGAGAGACGACAGAAGATGCATATTGGCTACCTCGGCACAATCAAGCAAACACGCTAACCGCAATTTCATCTTCCTGGGTTCAAAGGTTTATAATTTCTTCGCCAACATGAATATGTCCCCTGCTAATGCCACACCCAATACCATCAAATTGTGCACTTTATTTGAAGATATACAAAAGCAATCAATTACATTATCAATTCCGTATGTACAAGTAAagaatgaaatatatatatatatatatatatatacatatatagccCCAGTAATTAGAGCCAATATATATGTCCATGAATGACAGACAAAATTACATATTCTACAGATAATACAACATGAATGCGCCTTCAATTTCTGAAAACTCAGAAGAAAATAATGGAACCTAGATGAAGAGGTATTTAGGGAGTCCAACTAGCAGGTTTAGTTTTCTATATAAAAGGACAATGCAGgtgtatattttgattctttcCTGCAAAATTGCTCAAGTTTGAAGAAAGGGAAACTTCAATTTCATACAACACAGAAACTTAAGGTTTTCTTTTCTCGGGAAGCTTTGGTAACAGCTTTACTACCAAATTGCAACAGCTTTTGTTGTTGTGAAGCGTCTATGCTTACCCCATATTTCTTTTGGCTATAAGAAATGGATAAATCAAGAATTTCAACTATTCAGGCATATGCTGCACCTATTAATAACAAGTATCACTGTGATCATAATTTGAGAGAGCATGGTGAAACTTTATTTCCCACTCaggtttgtttttattataaatttgttCAAATATTCATCACCTAGTTCATACACCTTCCCATCTGGATGGGCTGACATCACAGCACTTAGGCAACCAATCAGAACACAGGCTAGTGTGACAAATTACTTTCCTACTCTAAGCAGTTAAAACTCGTTCTTATCTCCCTAATGAAGCACTACCAGACCCAGTTTTATATTCTCTTCCCTGAGGAAATAGAAACTTACAGGTAAGTTGTTCTCTTTTAAATGTTCC
Protein-coding sequences here:
- the LOC18612778 gene encoding trihelix transcription factor ASIL1 produces the protein MSYPSPAADPQPAKKPQPLPWTPQETLNLIQAYQEKWYSLKRGQLKASQWEEVAVTVAARCGLFDDSAAKTALQCRHKMEKLRRRYRSERQGVASASLWPYYEAMEALEHGPLPISARPLTSLVPNRGKNFYSENGHKVGNIYDNNDDVDEEDEEDDEEENQFSKSRSINYILRRPSVVNRFSGFLSGARKRVRPEEGGDEDVAVGEENRGAELAVEIKRFAERFMRVERKRMEMMQETERLRVEMENRRIEMILDSQRKIVDVIASSLGRSRE